Proteins from one Aspergillus nidulans FGSC A4 chromosome VIII genomic window:
- a CDS encoding NAD-dependent epimerase/dehydratase family protein (transcript_id=CADANIAT00002470), translating into MTDKKPSVLIIGGLGFIGRHLALYIHENNLASEVRLVDKVLPQLAWLAPEFEEACSKDKFVQADASREQHFPRIFDRANGEQFDYVINCGGETRYSQPDDVYEARVYNLSVALGREVARRGIKSFVECSTAHVYKGGSTPRKEGDKIQAWHKLAKWKLKANDELMKTPGLHHVVLRLPNVFGEYESGYFAMGICLARVYLDMQKDLELLYSKDLKTNTLYVKDAASALWKAAEWRYSAPTDGSAPILFNVVDHNDTRQQHVADALTEVFGLKCSFLGSLASQFAKLNLDDVVDDMNEVSLQGWSDLIEEKGITRPGPISPFIERDVLQDQDMSLDGTLFETTTGWKPTRNFGPDSVRDMVESYKRMGWWP; encoded by the exons ATGACCGACAAGAAGCCGTCCGTGCTGATTATTGGAGGTTTGG GATTCATCGGTCGGCATTTGGCCCTTTACATCCACGAGAATAACCTAGCCTCTGAAGTGCGACTCGTGGATAAGGTCTTACCGCAGCTAGCTTGGCTAGCCCCAGAATTCGAAGAAGCTTGCTCCAAGGATAAATTCGTTCAAGCTGATGCTAGCCGAGAAC AGCATTTCCCCCGCATCTTCGATCGCGCCAATGGCGAACAGTTCGACTATGTGATCAACTGCGGGGGTGAAACAAGATATTCCCAGCCCGACGACGTTTACGAGGCCCGGGTCTATAATCTCAGTGTGGCCTTAGGTCGCGAGGTGGCTCGTCGAGGCATTAAGTCCTTTGTTGAGTGTTCTACCGCTCACGTCTACAAAGGCGGCTCGACCCCACGAAAAGAGGGCGATAAAATTCAAGCATGGCACAAGCTAGCGAAATGGAAGTTGAAGGCAAACGATGAGCTGATGAAGACCCCTGGCCTTCATCACGTTGTCTTGCGACTGCCGAACGTTTTTGGCGAGTATGAGTCTGGGTACTTTGCGATGGGAATTTGCCTTGCCCGGGTTTATTTGGATATGCAGAAGGACCTCGAGCTTCTTTACTCCAAGGACCTGAAGACCAATACCCTCTACGTCAAGGATGCCGCCAGCGCTTTGTGGAAAGCTGCGGAATGGAGATACAGTGCTCCCACTGATGGCTCCGCCCCTATTCTGTTCAACGTTGTTGATCACAACGATACTCGCCAGCAACATGTGGCTGATGCTCTTACTGAGGTGTTCGGTCTGAAATGCTCATTCCTAGGTTCCCTGGCGTCCCAGTTCGCAAAGTTGAACCTGGATGACGTGGTTGACGATATGAACGAGGTGTCATTACAGGGCTGGTCAGACctgattgaagagaaaggcaTTACACGTCCAGGGCCGATTAGTCCTTTTATCGAGAGGGATGTACTCCAAGACCAGGATATGTCACTTGATGGTACATTATTCGAGACAACCACCGGTTGGAAACCAACCAGGAACTTCGGCCCCGACAGTGTTCGAGACATGGTCGAGAGCTACAAGCGCATGGGCTGGTGGCCATAA